One stretch of Hymenobacter chitinivorans DSM 11115 DNA includes these proteins:
- a CDS encoding NADPH-dependent assimilatory sulfite reductase hemoprotein subunit translates to MAETIKLSEVEHVKDASNYLRGTIDESLQNRVTGALNPDDTHLIKFHGSYQQTDRDLESERKRQKLEPLYSFMIRVRVPGGVASADQWQRMDALSDEYANGTLKLTTRQTFQLHGVLKRDLQQTIAGFNQVLMDSIAGCGDVNRNVMCSANPRESELHRQVYETSVAISNHLTPRTTAYWDLWLNGESTYSSAINEGEQEDFEPIYGKTYLPRKFKIALAVPPTNDADVFANDIGLIAIAEKGQLLGFNVAIGGGMGMTFGMSETYPRLADLIGFVPADKVVDVCEKVLTIQRDWGNRENRKFSRLKYTIDKFGLDAFVAELHQRLGYELAPAKPYKFETSGDAFGWNGGKDGKAHVTLFIEGGRVYDKPGYLLKTALREIAGFHSGEFRLTGNQNLTIANVEPRHRPRLQAILEEHGVWSRTEKQTALRLNSLACVALNTCSLAFAEAERYLPQLLDRIDQVIRANDLTDDGILIRMTGCPNGCARPYLGEIGLVGKAIGRYNLYLGANHAGERLNKLYREMLDEDGILRELTPLLEAYAAERQPAERFGDFVVRRGVVAATTHGQNFHA, encoded by the coding sequence ATGGCTGAGACTATAAAGCTTTCCGAAGTCGAGCACGTCAAGGATGCCAGCAACTATTTGCGCGGCACCATCGACGAGAGCCTGCAGAACCGCGTAACGGGCGCCCTGAACCCCGACGACACCCACCTGATTAAGTTTCACGGCTCCTACCAGCAAACCGACCGGGACCTGGAAAGTGAGCGGAAACGCCAGAAACTGGAGCCGCTCTACTCCTTCATGATTCGGGTGCGGGTGCCCGGCGGCGTGGCCTCAGCCGACCAGTGGCAGCGCATGGACGCGCTGAGCGACGAGTACGCCAACGGCACGCTCAAGCTCACCACCCGCCAGACTTTTCAGCTCCACGGCGTATTGAAGCGGGATTTGCAGCAAACCATTGCCGGCTTCAACCAGGTGCTCATGGACAGCATTGCAGGCTGCGGCGACGTGAACCGCAACGTGATGTGCAGCGCCAACCCGCGGGAATCGGAGCTGCACCGGCAGGTGTACGAAACCTCGGTGGCCATCAGCAACCACCTCACGCCCCGCACCACGGCCTACTGGGACTTGTGGCTGAACGGTGAGTCGACCTACTCCAGCGCCATCAACGAGGGCGAGCAGGAAGACTTCGAGCCGATTTACGGCAAGACGTATCTGCCCCGCAAGTTCAAAATTGCCCTGGCCGTGCCGCCCACCAACGACGCCGACGTGTTTGCCAACGACATCGGCCTGATTGCCATTGCCGAAAAAGGCCAGCTGCTGGGCTTCAACGTGGCCATCGGCGGCGGCATGGGCATGACCTTCGGCATGAGCGAAACCTACCCGCGCCTGGCCGACCTCATCGGCTTCGTGCCCGCCGATAAGGTCGTGGACGTCTGCGAGAAAGTGCTGACCATTCAGCGCGACTGGGGTAACCGCGAAAACCGCAAATTCAGCCGCCTCAAGTACACCATCGACAAGTTCGGCCTCGACGCGTTTGTGGCCGAGCTGCACCAGCGCCTGGGCTATGAACTTGCGCCAGCCAAGCCGTACAAATTCGAAACCTCCGGCGACGCTTTTGGCTGGAACGGTGGCAAGGACGGCAAGGCCCACGTGACGCTCTTCATCGAGGGCGGCCGGGTGTACGACAAGCCGGGTTACTTGCTCAAAACGGCCCTGCGCGAAATTGCCGGCTTCCACTCCGGCGAGTTCCGGCTGACCGGCAACCAGAACCTGACCATTGCCAACGTCGAGCCTCGGCACCGGCCCCGGCTCCAGGCTATTCTGGAGGAGCACGGCGTGTGGAGCCGCACCGAAAAGCAGACCGCGCTTCGCCTTAACTCCCTGGCCTGCGTTGCGTTAAACACTTGTTCCCTGGCCTTTGCGGAAGCCGAACGCTACCTGCCGCAGCTGCTCGACCGGATTGACCAGGTCATCCGGGCTAATGACCTGACCGACGACGGCATCCTGATTCGGATGACGGGTTGCCCCAACGGCTGCGCCCGGCCCTACCTGGGCGAAATCGGGCTGGTGGGCAAAGCTATTGGCCGATATAACTTATACTTAGGGGCTAACCACGCCGGCGAGCGGCTCAACAAGCTCTACCGCGAGATGCTCGACGAGGACGGAATCCTGCGGGAGCTCACGCCCCTGCTCGAAGCCTACGCCGCCGAGCGGCAGCCCGCTGAGCGCTTCGGCGACTTCGTGGTGCGCCGCGGCGTGGTGGCCGCTACCACCCACGGGCAGAACTTCCACGCCTAG
- a CDS encoding DUF2490 domain-containing protein, with protein MKRLFLLPLFLLVLAAAPLRAQKEYVREQQTWLGVFNQTRFSQHWGSWTDLHLRLHDHFVQEPFQTVARFGLTYYLTDDVRLTGGYAYVHHFPDGARTIGQAEHRPWQQVQWFTKFPKARLMQWVRLEERFRRTIRSNERLDEFDFNYRTRYNAALFLPLSKRGFEPGGVQFMLNNEVMMNFGKEIRLNYFDQNRLFAGLVYQINKHAQLQGGYMHLFQQLPAAGVYRNQHTIRVFYFHNFDLRPAVASAPTPTSPVTPQP; from the coding sequence ATGAAACGCCTCTTTCTCCTTCCGCTTTTCCTCCTGGTCCTGGCCGCTGCCCCATTGCGTGCCCAGAAAGAGTACGTGCGCGAGCAGCAAACCTGGCTGGGCGTGTTCAACCAAACGCGCTTTTCCCAGCACTGGGGCTCCTGGACCGACTTGCACCTGCGCCTGCACGACCATTTCGTGCAGGAACCCTTTCAGACCGTGGCCCGCTTTGGGCTGACCTACTACCTCACCGACGACGTGCGCCTGACCGGCGGCTACGCCTACGTGCACCACTTCCCCGACGGAGCCCGCACCATCGGGCAGGCCGAGCACCGGCCCTGGCAGCAGGTGCAGTGGTTTACCAAGTTTCCCAAGGCCCGGCTCATGCAGTGGGTGCGGCTGGAGGAACGGTTCCGGCGCACAATTCGCAGCAACGAGCGGCTCGACGAGTTCGACTTCAACTACCGCACCCGCTACAACGCGGCCCTGTTTCTGCCCCTTTCTAAGCGCGGCTTCGAGCCGGGCGGGGTGCAGTTTATGCTCAACAACGAGGTGATGATGAATTTCGGCAAGGAAATCCGCCTCAACTACTTCGACCAGAACCGGCTCTTTGCGGGCCTGGTCTACCAAATCAACAAGCACGCCCAGCTCCAGGGCGGCTACATGCACTTGTTTCAGCAGCTGCCCGCCGCAGGCGTGTACCGCAACCAGCACACCATCCGGGTTTTCTACTTCCACAATTTCGATTTGCGGCCCGCCGTAGCCTCGGCGCCCACTCCTACTTCTCCCGTAACTCCCCAACCGTAA
- a CDS encoding TonB-dependent receptor produces the protein MRKILTASLLTPILAVASVAPARAQDAIIAISGVVRENGTNQPLPGVSISVKNGAVGVLSDGNGNFALKAKLKFPFTLVFNMLGYDAKEVEIVNATNLVSVALESKALLTNEVVVSASRVEESRLKSPVAIEKLDIRAIKETPAPSFYDALENVKGVQMTTSSLTFKVPNTRGFNIPNNFRFMQLVDGVDMQAATLGVPLGNAIGPTELDIASVEITPGAASALYGMNAINGMANLTTKSPFVYQGLSVYQKLGVNHVDGKDYDPSLLTESAVRWAQVFGKRQQWAYKVNGSYLQGTDWLSDTQTDQNPQNLNAANPRFPELSGADNPAADLWNRYGDDRSGNVSVPITYNGKTETFNVRRTGYYEKDLINPTVRNLKFDGSLHYKLTDKAELSYGYRYGLMDGIFQRGNKIQLKNVTVQSHKLELRGADFVARGYVLVENTGDSYNLNPLATNLDLNNGSNSVWGNKFKAELQKQVDAGVDLAAAMKLARTAADAGRVEPGTAAFEQLKNTITGINNWDIAVNVPGAPETGGAALWQRSRTYHGEAQWNLGKRIEWADVLLGADARVYEVIPDGNNFVDFSKPLSDRTTPGGENQYYKKVGAFGQATKLLLHDRLKLNASLRVDYNPEFSPKLNPRVAAVYTIAERHNLRASYQNGWRFPALFEALSFVNNGSVRRVGGLARVNDGIGYLENSYTLVSLDNFTAAVNKDVAADPSGTTAEKQARAALKNRAVLQVANLPTMQPEQINAYEVGYKSVLLDNRLALDLDAYYNEYTGFLGQVEVAVPKSGPVGSDASVLDMLARAKQDRYRVYTNARNTYRSYGSALGITYNFFQKYTVAGNVNYNALASNDQADVFVTGFNTPKWVTNVSFGNREIVRNVGFNVVWRRQNAFLWESQLANGRIPSYQTVDAQVNVRVPALKSTIKVGGTNLLNNRYVQYAAGPTIGGLYYVALTFDNTVIR, from the coding sequence ATGAGAAAAATACTTACCGCTTCCTTACTTACCCCGATTCTGGCGGTGGCCAGCGTGGCCCCGGCCCGTGCCCAGGACGCCATCATTGCCATCAGCGGCGTGGTGCGCGAGAACGGGACCAACCAGCCGTTGCCGGGCGTGAGCATCAGCGTAAAAAACGGCGCGGTGGGCGTGCTCAGCGACGGCAACGGCAACTTCGCCCTGAAAGCCAAGCTGAAATTTCCCTTCACGCTGGTTTTCAACATGCTGGGCTACGACGCCAAGGAAGTCGAAATCGTGAATGCGACGAACCTCGTGTCGGTGGCCCTGGAATCGAAGGCCCTGCTGACGAACGAGGTGGTGGTATCGGCCTCACGGGTGGAGGAAAGTCGGCTGAAGTCGCCGGTGGCCATTGAAAAGCTCGACATCCGGGCCATCAAGGAAACCCCGGCCCCAAGCTTTTACGACGCGCTGGAAAACGTGAAGGGCGTGCAGATGACGACCAGCAGCCTCACGTTTAAAGTGCCCAACACCCGCGGGTTTAACATCCCTAACAACTTCCGCTTCATGCAGCTCGTGGACGGCGTCGACATGCAGGCGGCCACGCTGGGCGTACCGCTGGGCAACGCCATTGGGCCGACCGAGCTGGATATTGCCAGCGTGGAAATTACGCCGGGCGCCGCCTCAGCGCTCTACGGCATGAACGCCATCAACGGCATGGCCAACCTCACGACCAAGAGCCCTTTCGTGTACCAGGGGCTGAGCGTGTACCAAAAGCTGGGCGTGAACCACGTCGACGGCAAAGATTACGACCCGAGCCTCTTGACCGAGTCGGCCGTGCGCTGGGCCCAGGTGTTTGGCAAGCGCCAGCAGTGGGCCTACAAGGTCAATGGCTCGTATTTGCAGGGCACCGACTGGCTTTCCGACACCCAAACCGACCAGAACCCGCAGAACCTGAACGCGGCCAACCCCCGCTTCCCCGAGCTCAGCGGCGCCGACAACCCCGCGGCCGACCTTTGGAACCGCTACGGCGACGATAGGAGCGGCAACGTGTCGGTGCCCATCACCTACAACGGCAAGACCGAAACCTTCAACGTGCGCCGCACCGGCTACTACGAGAAGGACCTCATCAACCCGACGGTGCGCAACCTCAAGTTCGACGGCAGCCTGCACTACAAGCTCACGGATAAGGCCGAGCTGTCGTACGGCTACCGCTACGGGCTGATGGACGGTATTTTCCAGCGCGGCAACAAGATTCAGCTCAAGAACGTGACCGTGCAAAGTCATAAGCTCGAGCTGCGCGGCGCCGACTTCGTGGCCCGGGGCTACGTACTGGTCGAAAACACCGGCGACTCCTACAACCTCAACCCGCTGGCCACCAACCTAGACCTCAACAACGGCTCGAACAGCGTGTGGGGCAACAAGTTCAAGGCCGAATTGCAGAAGCAAGTGGACGCCGGCGTGGATTTGGCCGCCGCCATGAAGCTGGCCCGCACCGCCGCCGACGCGGGCCGCGTGGAGCCCGGCACGGCCGCCTTCGAGCAGCTCAAAAACACGATTACGGGCATCAACAACTGGGACATTGCCGTGAACGTGCCCGGCGCCCCCGAAACCGGCGGGGCGGCCCTCTGGCAGCGCAGCCGCACCTACCACGGCGAGGCCCAGTGGAATCTGGGTAAGCGCATCGAGTGGGCGGACGTGCTGCTCGGCGCCGACGCGCGGGTGTACGAAGTCATTCCCGACGGCAACAACTTCGTGGACTTCAGCAAGCCGCTCTCGGACCGCACTACGCCCGGCGGCGAGAATCAGTACTACAAGAAAGTCGGGGCCTTTGGGCAGGCCACCAAGCTGCTGCTCCACGACCGACTCAAGCTCAACGCCTCCTTGCGCGTGGACTACAACCCCGAGTTCAGCCCCAAGCTCAACCCGCGGGTGGCGGCCGTCTACACCATTGCGGAGCGGCACAACCTGCGCGCTTCCTACCAGAACGGCTGGCGCTTCCCGGCCTTATTCGAGGCCCTGAGCTTTGTCAACAACGGCTCGGTGCGCCGCGTGGGCGGCCTGGCCCGGGTGAATGACGGCATCGGCTACCTGGAGAATTCCTACACCCTCGTCTCGCTCGACAACTTCACGGCCGCCGTCAACAAGGACGTGGCCGCCGACCCCAGCGGCACCACGGCCGAGAAGCAGGCCCGGGCCGCGCTGAAAAACCGCGCCGTGCTGCAAGTGGCCAACCTGCCCACCATGCAGCCCGAGCAAATCAACGCCTACGAAGTGGGCTACAAGAGCGTGCTGCTCGACAACCGCCTGGCCCTCGACCTGGACGCCTATTACAATGAGTACACCGGCTTCCTGGGCCAGGTGGAAGTAGCGGTGCCCAAGTCGGGCCCAGTCGGCTCCGATGCCTCGGTGCTCGACATGCTGGCCCGCGCCAAGCAGGACCGGTACCGCGTGTACACCAACGCACGTAACACCTACCGCAGCTACGGCTCGGCCCTGGGCATCACCTACAACTTCTTCCAGAAATACACCGTGGCCGGCAACGTGAACTACAACGCCCTGGCCAGCAACGACCAGGCCGACGTCTTCGTGACGGGCTTTAACACGCCCAAATGGGTAACCAACGTGAGCTTTGGCAACCGGGAAATTGTGCGCAACGTGGGCTTCAACGTGGTGTGGCGCCGCCAGAACGCCTTCCTCTGGGAAAGTCAGCTGGCCAACGGCCGGATTCCTTCTTACCAGACTGTCGACGCCCAGGTAAACGTGCGGGTGCCGGCGCTGAAATCCACCATCAAAGTGGGCGGCACCAACCTGCTCAACAACCGCTACGTGCAGTACGCCGCCGGCCCCACCATCGGCGGCCTGTACTACGTGGCTTTGACCTTTGACAACACGGTAATCCGCTAA
- a CDS encoding assimilatory sulfite reductase (NADPH) flavoprotein subunit, with translation MSLLSQDQALPLGLDDNTLQRLTTGLSDQQLIWLSGYFYGRTSAGRSEVQNALQAQAAPQPAAPEAPAAKLTILYGSQTGNSKKVAQQTAEKAKQRGVQVTVQDVNDYATRALKTEQQLLLVVSTQGEGEPPVAAEELHQFLLSNRAPKLPDLRYSVLALGDKSYVQFCQTGREFDERLAELGAQRLLERVECDVDYQEAAQTWADRVLNVIAAEANAGGVGSHSGHVIATETLTAPEPAAYSHHNPFEATVLEKIQLNGRGSSKETYHLELSLADSGLHYEPGDALSVVPRNGEELVAEVLQAARLDGAAPIQLSGVDFELGTALTQKLELSVLTRDVLERYAAAAPLHKPLADIVTDIPQLQKYVYGRDVADLLREFPADLSAEQLATVLRPLPARAYSIASSLLVHPDEVHLTVGAVRYAAHGRTKHGVCSSHLADRLEIDHTARVFVERNEYFKLPQDAATDIIMVGAGTGVAPFRAFVEERVELGAEGRNWLFFGNPNFTTDFLYQTEWLQHLKRGTLRHLDVAFSRDQAEKIYVQHRLLEKSRDVYGWLENGAHFYVCGDKARLGSAIQEALRQVVQREAGCSAEDAADYLRALKKQRRYLEDVY, from the coding sequence ATGAGCCTTCTTTCCCAAGACCAAGCGCTGCCCCTGGGCCTCGACGATAACACGTTGCAGCGCCTGACGACGGGCCTCTCCGACCAGCAGCTCATCTGGCTGAGCGGCTACTTCTACGGCCGCACTTCGGCGGGCCGCAGCGAGGTGCAAAACGCCCTACAGGCCCAGGCTGCTCCGCAACCAGCCGCGCCCGAAGCCCCGGCGGCCAAGCTCACGATTCTCTACGGCTCCCAGACCGGCAACAGCAAAAAAGTGGCCCAGCAAACGGCCGAGAAAGCCAAGCAGCGCGGGGTGCAGGTGACGGTGCAGGACGTGAACGACTACGCCACCCGGGCCCTCAAAACCGAGCAGCAATTGTTGCTCGTTGTCAGCACCCAGGGCGAAGGGGAGCCGCCGGTGGCGGCCGAGGAGCTGCACCAGTTTCTGCTCAGCAACCGCGCCCCCAAGCTGCCCGATTTGCGCTACTCGGTGCTGGCCTTGGGCGACAAAAGCTACGTGCAGTTCTGCCAGACCGGCCGGGAATTTGACGAGCGCCTGGCCGAGCTTGGCGCCCAACGCCTGCTGGAGCGGGTGGAGTGCGACGTGGACTACCAGGAAGCGGCGCAAACCTGGGCCGACCGGGTCCTGAACGTCATTGCCGCCGAGGCCAACGCCGGCGGCGTGGGCAGCCACTCCGGCCACGTAATAGCTACCGAAACCCTGACGGCGCCGGAACCGGCTGCCTATTCGCACCACAACCCCTTCGAGGCGACGGTGCTGGAAAAGATTCAGCTCAACGGCCGGGGCTCCAGCAAGGAAACCTACCACCTGGAGCTGTCCTTGGCCGACTCGGGCCTGCACTATGAGCCCGGCGACGCACTGTCGGTGGTGCCCCGCAACGGGGAGGAGCTAGTAGCCGAAGTGCTGCAAGCGGCCCGCCTCGACGGCGCCGCCCCGATTCAGCTCTCGGGCGTGGACTTTGAGCTCGGCACGGCCCTGACCCAGAAGCTGGAGCTGTCGGTGCTCACGCGCGACGTGCTGGAACGCTACGCCGCCGCCGCCCCTCTGCATAAGCCGCTGGCCGACATCGTGACGGACATTCCGCAGCTGCAAAAGTACGTGTACGGCCGCGACGTGGCGGATTTGCTCCGTGAATTCCCGGCCGATTTGTCGGCCGAGCAGCTGGCGACGGTGCTGCGGCCGTTGCCGGCCCGGGCGTACTCTATTGCCAGCAGCTTGCTCGTGCACCCCGACGAGGTGCACCTGACGGTGGGCGCCGTGCGCTACGCCGCCCACGGGCGCACCAAGCACGGCGTGTGCTCGTCGCACCTGGCCGACCGGCTCGAAATTGACCACACGGCCCGCGTCTTCGTGGAGCGCAACGAGTACTTCAAGCTGCCCCAGGACGCGGCTACCGACATCATCATGGTGGGCGCGGGCACGGGCGTGGCCCCGTTCCGGGCCTTTGTGGAGGAGCGGGTGGAGCTGGGCGCCGAGGGCCGCAACTGGCTCTTCTTCGGCAACCCCAACTTCACCACCGATTTCCTCTACCAGACCGAGTGGCTGCAGCACCTCAAACGCGGCACCCTGCGCCATCTGGACGTGGCGTTTTCGCGCGACCAGGCCGAGAAAATCTACGTGCAGCACCGCCTGCTCGAAAAGTCGCGGGACGTGTACGGCTGGCTCGAAAACGGGGCCCACTTCTACGTCTGCGGCGACAAGGCCCGCCTGGGCTCGGCCATTCAGGAGGCGCTGCGCCAGGTGGTGCAGCGCGAAGCCGGCTGCTCGGCCGAAGACGCCGCCGATTACCTGCGCGCCCTCAAAAAGCAGCGCCGGTATTTAGAAGATGTGTATTAG
- the cobA gene encoding uroporphyrinogen-III C-methyltransferase, with product MSNFLTPLPRLTVLGAGPGDPELFTLKGVRVLGEADVVLYDALANNDLLTYVRPGVPQIFVGKRRGLRSYGQDEINALIVESARRYGHVVRLKGGDPFVFGRGREEMLYAEQHGLRTDYVPGISSAVAAAGSVGIPVTHRGSSEGFQVITATTATGELSAAVTEAARSRTTTVILMGLSQLGRIVEIFAQHGQSQTPAAIVQNGTLPTARLVTGPVGELPTRAAAAGLEAPAIIIIGEVARLAKAEAAVPTVFAELLSYAEVA from the coding sequence ATGTCCAACTTCCTAACTCCCCTACCCCGCCTGACCGTGCTCGGCGCGGGGCCCGGCGACCCGGAGCTCTTCACGCTGAAAGGCGTGCGGGTGCTGGGCGAGGCCGACGTGGTGCTCTACGACGCGCTGGCCAACAACGACCTGCTGACGTACGTGCGGCCCGGCGTCCCGCAGATTTTCGTGGGCAAGCGGCGCGGCCTGCGCAGCTACGGGCAGGACGAAATCAACGCGCTAATCGTGGAAAGCGCCCGGCGCTACGGCCACGTGGTGCGCCTCAAGGGCGGCGACCCGTTCGTGTTTGGGCGGGGGCGGGAGGAAATGCTCTACGCCGAGCAGCACGGCCTGCGCACCGACTACGTGCCCGGCATTAGCAGCGCCGTGGCGGCGGCCGGCAGCGTGGGCATCCCCGTGACGCACCGCGGCAGCAGTGAGGGCTTCCAGGTAATCACGGCCACCACGGCCACCGGCGAATTGTCGGCCGCCGTGACCGAGGCGGCCCGCTCCCGCACCACGACCGTGATTCTGATGGGCCTGAGTCAGCTCGGGCGCATCGTGGAGATTTTCGCGCAGCACGGCCAGAGCCAGACGCCGGCGGCCATCGTGCAGAACGGCACCTTGCCCACAGCCCGGCTCGTGACGGGCCCGGTGGGTGAGCTGCCAACGCGGGCCGCGGCGGCGGGCCTCGAAGCGCCGGCCATTATTATCATCGGCGAAGTGGCCCGGCTGGCCAAGGCCGAAGCGGCGGTGCCCACGGTGTTTGCCGAACTGCTTTCCTACGCTGAGGTAGCCTGA
- a CDS encoding sulfate adenylyltransferase subunit 1 codes for MDLLRFITCGSVDDGKSTLIGRLLYDSDSVSLDVLAALENRPTVHGTVDLALLTDGLRAEREQGITIDVAYKYFTTPRRKFIITDAPGHVQYTRNMVTGASTADLAIVLVDARQGVVEQTRRHSLIASLVGIRHFVLAVNKMDLVGNDEAVFDQIVADYAAVADQLKLPQVTAIPISALLGDNIVARSKNLGWYTGPSLLEHLESVPAFEEASIAEPRFQVQFVIRPQTDDYPDYRGYAGRIQSGEYRRGDRVHILPSGQESVIEAIEVDQQEVESAAAPQAVIIRLADDVDISRGDSIVPVGSQIHVAKELEATICWMDERPLWPGRKLLVQHHSSVVKAVVSAITYKVNVRTFGRAATESAQLNDIVGIRLKTASPLVVDSYQQNRATGAFILVDELSGDTLAAGMVDAMQNSFVPEPLGFTI; via the coding sequence ATGGATCTTCTCCGATTTATTACCTGCGGCAGCGTTGACGATGGCAAAAGCACGCTGATTGGCCGTTTGCTCTACGATTCTGACTCGGTGTCCTTGGACGTGCTGGCGGCCCTGGAAAACCGGCCCACCGTGCACGGCACCGTAGATTTGGCCTTGCTCACCGACGGCCTGCGCGCCGAGCGGGAACAGGGCATTACCATCGACGTGGCCTACAAGTATTTTACCACGCCGCGCCGCAAGTTTATCATCACCGACGCGCCCGGCCACGTGCAGTACACCCGCAACATGGTCACCGGCGCTTCGACGGCTGATTTGGCCATTGTACTGGTTGATGCCCGGCAGGGCGTGGTGGAACAGACCCGCCGCCACTCGCTGATTGCCTCGCTCGTGGGCATCCGGCACTTTGTGCTGGCCGTGAACAAGATGGATCTGGTGGGCAACGACGAAGCGGTATTCGACCAGATTGTGGCCGACTACGCCGCCGTGGCCGACCAGCTCAAGCTGCCCCAGGTGACGGCCATTCCGATTAGCGCCTTGCTCGGCGACAATATCGTGGCCCGCTCCAAAAACCTGGGCTGGTACACCGGCCCGAGCCTGCTGGAGCATCTGGAAAGCGTGCCGGCTTTCGAGGAAGCCAGCATTGCCGAGCCCCGCTTTCAGGTGCAGTTCGTGATTCGGCCCCAGACCGACGACTACCCCGACTACCGCGGCTACGCCGGCCGCATCCAGAGCGGGGAGTACCGCCGCGGCGACCGGGTCCACATCCTGCCCAGCGGCCAGGAGTCGGTGATTGAGGCCATTGAGGTAGATCAGCAGGAAGTGGAAAGCGCCGCCGCACCCCAGGCCGTCATCATCCGCCTGGCCGACGACGTGGACATCAGCCGCGGCGACTCCATCGTGCCCGTCGGCAGCCAGATTCACGTGGCCAAGGAGCTGGAAGCCACGATTTGCTGGATGGACGAGCGGCCCCTGTGGCCCGGCCGCAAGCTGCTCGTGCAGCACCACTCGTCGGTGGTGAAGGCCGTCGTATCGGCCATTACTTATAAGGTGAACGTGCGCACGTTTGGCCGCGCCGCCACTGAGTCGGCCCAGCTGAACGACATCGTCGGCATCCGCCTCAAAACGGCCAGCCCGCTCGTGGTGGATTCCTACCAGCAGAACCGCGCCACCGGCGCCTTTATCCTGGTCGATGAGCTCAGCGGCGACACGCTGGCCGCCGGCATGGTCGACGCCATGCAGAACAGCTTCGTGCCCGAACCATTGGGCTTCACGATTTGA